A window of Jannaschia sp. M317 contains these coding sequences:
- the mdh gene encoding malate dehydrogenase, whose product MARPKIALIGAGQIGGTLAHLAAIKELGDIVLFDIQDGVPQGKALDIAESGPVEKFDAKLKGSSDYADIAGADVCIVTAGVPRKPGMSRDDLLGINLKVMKAVGEGIRDNAPDAFVICITNPLDAMVWALREFSGMPHEKVVGMAGVLDAGRFRHFLAEEFDVSMRDVTAFVLGGHGDTMVPLVRYSTVGGIPLPDLVEMGWTSQENLDAIVQRTRDGGAEIVGLLKTGSAFYAPASSAIEMAEAYLKDQKRLLPAAAYVDGALGLNGMYVGVPTIIGAGGIERIVDIKMTRDEQAMFDKSVDAVKGLVEACKGIDSSLA is encoded by the coding sequence ATGGCCCGACCCAAGATCGCCCTTATCGGCGCAGGACAAATCGGCGGCACGCTCGCCCACCTCGCTGCGATCAAGGAACTGGGGGACATCGTCCTCTTCGACATCCAGGACGGCGTGCCTCAGGGCAAGGCGCTGGACATCGCCGAATCGGGCCCGGTCGAGAAATTCGACGCCAAGCTCAAAGGCTCCAGCGACTATGCCGACATCGCCGGCGCAGACGTCTGCATCGTCACCGCCGGTGTCCCGCGCAAGCCGGGCATGTCGCGCGACGACCTGCTGGGCATTAACCTGAAGGTCATGAAGGCCGTCGGCGAAGGTATCCGCGACAACGCCCCCGACGCCTTCGTCATCTGCATCACCAACCCGCTGGACGCGATGGTCTGGGCCTTGCGCGAATTCTCGGGCATGCCGCATGAAAAGGTCGTCGGCATGGCGGGCGTCCTTGACGCCGGTCGTTTCCGTCACTTCCTCGCCGAAGAATTCGACGTCTCCATGCGCGACGTCACCGCCTTTGTGCTGGGCGGCCACGGCGACACGATGGTGCCGCTGGTGCGCTATTCCACCGTTGGCGGCATCCCGCTGCCCGACCTTGTCGAAATGGGTTGGACCAGCCAGGAAAACCTGGATGCCATCGTGCAGCGCACCCGCGACGGCGGCGCAGAGATCGTGGGCCTGCTGAAGACCGGCTCTGCCTTCTACGCGCCCGCCTCTTCGGCCATCGAAATGGCCGAAGCCTACCTGAAGGACCAGAAGCGGCTGCTGCCCGCCGCTGCCTACGTGGATGGCGCGCTGGGCCTGAACGGCATGTATGTCGGCGTTCCGACCATCATCGGTGCCGGCGGGATCGAGCGGATTGTCGATATCAAGATGACCCGCGACGAGCAGGCGATGTTCGACAAGTCCGTCGACGCCGTGAAAGGCCTGGTCGAGGCCTGCAAGGGCATCGACAGCTCGCTCGCCTGA
- a CDS encoding CoA ester lyase, protein MTNARPYRSVLYIPGSKDRALDKARTLPVDAIIFDLEDAVAPNEKVNARGILADALAQGGYAPRARIVRVNGADTAWGAQDVDAFAGADIEAILLPKVNGAADVAAVAKKLDDAGSAATVWAMMETPEGILNAAEIARAPRMGGFVMGTNDLAKDLGCRTRADRLPMMFALQTCLAAARMAGIPCIDGVYNAFKDDNGLHAECEQGRDLGMDGKTLIHPAQIAIANAAFAPTEAELDLARRQIAAFEAAMAEGQGVAVLDGKIVENLHVDTARRTLDKQEAIAKLEG, encoded by the coding sequence ATGACCAATGCCCGCCCCTACCGCTCCGTTCTCTATATTCCCGGATCCAAGGATCGGGCGCTCGACAAGGCCCGAACCCTGCCGGTCGATGCGATCATCTTCGACCTGGAAGACGCCGTCGCCCCGAACGAAAAAGTCAATGCTCGGGGCATCTTGGCCGATGCGCTGGCGCAGGGTGGCTATGCCCCGCGCGCCCGGATCGTGCGCGTCAACGGGGCCGATACCGCCTGGGGTGCCCAGGACGTGGATGCCTTTGCCGGTGCAGATATCGAGGCGATTCTCTTGCCCAAGGTAAATGGGGCCGCAGATGTTGCCGCAGTTGCGAAGAAACTGGATGACGCCGGATCTGCCGCCACGGTCTGGGCCATGATGGAAACGCCGGAGGGTATTCTGAACGCCGCCGAAATCGCCCGTGCGCCCCGCATGGGGGGATTCGTCATGGGCACGAATGACCTGGCCAAGGACCTGGGGTGTCGGACCCGCGCCGACCGTCTGCCGATGATGTTCGCGCTGCAGACCTGCCTAGCCGCCGCGCGTATGGCAGGGATTCCCTGCATCGACGGGGTCTACAACGCCTTCAAGGATGACAACGGGCTGCACGCCGAATGCGAACAGGGCCGCGACCTGGGGATGGACGGCAAGACCCTGATCCACCCCGCGCAGATCGCCATCGCAAATGCCGCCTTTGCCCCCACCGAAGCCGAACTCGACCTGGCGCGCCGCCAGATCGCCGCCTTCGAGGCCGCAATGGCCGAAGGGCAGGGCGTCGCGGTGCTGGATGGCAAGATCGTCGAGAACCTGCATGTGGACACCGCCCGCCGGACGCTGGACAAGCAGGAGGCAATCGCCAAGCTGGAGGGCTGA
- a CDS encoding MaoC family dehydratase — protein MTKTNAGRFFEDYTLGEVIRHAVPRTLAEGERALYHALYPQRFALQSSDAFALTCGMDGAPLDDLIVFHTVFGKTVPDVSLNAVANLGYAEGRFLKPVYAGDTLRSESEVIGLKQNSNGKSGVVWVRTTGFDQMDEPVLSYVRWVMVRKRDQAQAAPEAVIPTLEEVVSIDDLAVPEDLTFEHYDFDLAGERHRAADYRIGEIIDHVDGTTIEEAEHMLATRLWQNTAKVHFDATHREDGKRLIYGGHVISLARALSFNGLANAQMIIAINGGAHANPCFAGDTVRAWSEVLDVAQVRPGIAALRLRLVATRGAAGALRGEDGKYLPDVLLDLDYWALMPA, from the coding sequence ATGACCAAGACCAACGCAGGCCGCTTCTTTGAGGATTACACGCTGGGCGAGGTGATTCGTCACGCCGTCCCCCGCACCCTTGCCGAGGGAGAGCGGGCGCTGTATCACGCGCTTTATCCGCAACGGTTCGCGTTGCAGTCCTCGGACGCTTTTGCGTTGACCTGTGGGATGGACGGCGCGCCTCTGGACGATCTGATCGTGTTTCACACGGTGTTCGGCAAGACGGTGCCGGACGTGTCGTTGAACGCGGTCGCCAACCTGGGCTACGCCGAGGGGCGGTTCCTGAAGCCGGTCTATGCCGGTGACACCCTGCGATCCGAAAGCGAGGTCATCGGCCTCAAGCAGAATTCCAATGGGAAATCAGGGGTGGTCTGGGTCCGCACGACCGGTTTCGATCAGATGGACGAGCCGGTGCTGAGCTATGTGCGCTGGGTCATGGTGCGCAAGCGCGACCAAGCGCAGGCCGCCCCCGAAGCGGTCATACCGACCCTGGAGGAGGTCGTGTCCATCGACGATCTGGCCGTGCCCGAAGACCTGACCTTCGAGCACTACGACTTTGACCTGGCCGGAGAGCGGCATCGCGCCGCCGATTACCGCATCGGAGAGATCATCGACCACGTCGACGGCACCACGATCGAAGAGGCGGAGCATATGCTGGCCACCCGGTTGTGGCAGAACACGGCCAAGGTGCATTTCGACGCCACCCACCGCGAAGACGGCAAGCGGTTGATCTATGGCGGCCACGTCATCAGCCTGGCGCGGGCGCTGTCGTTCAACGGGCTGGCCAATGCGCAGATGATCATCGCGATCAATGGCGGGGCCCATGCGAACCCCTGTTTCGCGGGCGATACCGTGCGGGCCTGGTCCGAGGTGCTGGACGTGGCCCAGGTCCGGCCCGGCATCGCCGCGCTGCGCCTGCGGTTGGTGGCGACGCGCGGGGCTGCGGGGGCGCTGCGGGGCGAGGATGGGAAATACCTGCCCGATGTTCTGCTGGACCTGGATTATTGGGCCTTGATGCCCGCCTGA
- the sucC gene encoding ADP-forming succinate--CoA ligase subunit beta, whose amino-acid sequence MNIHEYQAKALLRDYGAPVSEGVAVTKAADAKNAAGQLDGPLWVVKAQIHAGGRGKGSFKEPEAGEKGGVRLTKSVEEAANEAKAMLGNTLVTHQTGPAGKQVNRIYIEDGSGIARELYLALLVDRQTSRIGFVCSTEGGMDIEEVAASTPEKIVSFSVDPATGFQPYHGRRVAFSLGLEGAQIKQCVKLMGQLYQAFTEKDMEMLEINPLIVTDTGDLKVLDAKVGFDGNAIYRHKDIAELRDETEEDPKELAASKFDLNYIALDGEIGCMVNGAGLAMATMDIIKLYGAEPANFLDVGGGATEEKVTEAFKIITSDPQVKGILVNIFGGIMRCDVIAEGVVAAVKQVGLKVPLVVRLEGTNVEQGKKIINESGLDVIAADDLKDGAQKIVKAVKG is encoded by the coding sequence ATGAACATCCACGAGTATCAGGCCAAGGCCCTTCTGCGCGACTACGGTGCCCCCGTCAGCGAAGGCGTTGCCGTGACCAAGGCCGCCGACGCCAAGAACGCCGCCGGGCAGCTTGACGGCCCGCTTTGGGTGGTCAAGGCACAGATCCATGCGGGCGGCCGCGGCAAGGGCTCCTTCAAGGAACCCGAGGCCGGTGAAAAAGGCGGCGTGCGCCTGACCAAGTCGGTCGAAGAAGCCGCGAACGAAGCCAAGGCCATGCTCGGCAACACGCTGGTCACGCATCAGACCGGCCCGGCGGGCAAGCAGGTCAACCGCATCTACATCGAAGACGGCTCCGGCATCGCGCGCGAACTGTACCTGGCCCTGCTGGTCGATCGTCAGACCAGCCGCATCGGCTTTGTCTGTTCGACCGAAGGCGGCATGGACATCGAGGAAGTCGCGGCATCGACCCCCGAAAAGATCGTCAGCTTCTCGGTCGATCCCGCCACCGGCTTCCAGCCCTACCACGGCCGCCGCGTCGCGTTTTCGCTGGGACTGGAAGGCGCGCAGATCAAGCAGTGCGTCAAACTGATGGGACAACTCTACCAGGCCTTCACCGAGAAGGACATGGAGATGCTGGAAATCAACCCGCTGATCGTGACCGACACGGGCGACCTGAAGGTGCTGGACGCCAAGGTCGGCTTCGACGGCAACGCCATCTACCGCCACAAGGACATCGCCGAGCTGCGCGACGAAACGGAAGAGGACCCCAAGGAACTCGCCGCGTCCAAGTTCGACCTGAACTACATCGCGCTGGATGGTGAAATCGGCTGCATGGTCAACGGCGCGGGCCTGGCTATGGCGACGATGGACATCATCAAGCTGTATGGTGCCGAGCCTGCAAACTTCCTGGACGTCGGCGGCGGTGCCACCGAAGAAAAGGTGACCGAAGCCTTCAAGATCATCACCTCCGACCCGCAGGTGAAGGGCATCCTGGTCAACATCTTCGGCGGCATCATGCGCTGCGACGTCATCGCCGAAGGCGTTGTCGCCGCGGTCAAACAGGTGGGCCTGAAAGTGCCGCTGGTTGTCCGGTTGGAGGGCACGAACGTCGAGCAGGGTAAGAAGATCATCAATGAATCCGGCCTCGATGTGATTGCGGCCGATGACCTGAAGGACGGCGCACAGAAGATCGTGAAGGCTGTGAAGGGGTGA
- a CDS encoding NnrU family protein → MGYLMIVLGVGLWAGAHVFKRVAPDRRAAMGEAGKGAVTAGVVVSILLMIFGYRWAPYDLLWALGAWVYPVNNLAVLLAFYLFAASGAKTRITRLIRHPQLTAFAIWAAAHLLANGDVASLLLFGGLLIWALAEIALINRAVPDWTPAHPVPVKKEVTAATVALVLFVVVFLIHGWVGPSPAGLG, encoded by the coding sequence ATGGGCTATCTTATGATCGTGCTGGGGGTCGGCCTGTGGGCGGGCGCGCATGTCTTCAAACGGGTCGCCCCCGACCGCCGGGCCGCCATGGGCGAGGCCGGCAAGGGGGCCGTGACCGCAGGGGTGGTCGTGTCGATCTTGCTGATGATCTTCGGCTATCGCTGGGCCCCGTACGATCTGCTTTGGGCGCTGGGGGCTTGGGTCTATCCGGTGAACAATCTGGCGGTTCTGCTGGCCTTCTACCTTTTTGCCGCCTCGGGCGCGAAGACGCGAATCACCCGCCTTATCCGCCACCCGCAGCTGACTGCCTTTGCGATCTGGGCGGCGGCGCACCTGTTGGCGAACGGGGATGTCGCGTCGTTGCTGCTGTTCGGGGGGCTGCTGATCTGGGCGCTGGCGGAAATCGCCCTGATCAACCGGGCCGTTCCCGATTGGACCCCGGCGCATCCGGTGCCCGTCAAGAAAGAGGTGACGGCCGCCACAGTCGCGCTCGTCCTTTTCGTCGTCGTGTTCCTGATCCACGGCTGGGTCGGCCCGTCGCCTGCGGGGCTGGGCTGA
- a CDS encoding succinyl-CoA synthetase subunit beta — MVRLSALALGLVAALPAAANPMRAAALDAFARNCLSPHLTATTATANLAPHARHDFYDLRPFSADAPSPARTPVTPGTDRRCEIAFDGDAGPQAAEVAVGALAAEGIRTEAPLPATHVTAALPGTTLLAARFLNPNRVAVVHTGTRPGPNGPETFLSVERLTPEASAEVSR, encoded by the coding sequence ATGGTGCGGCTTTCGGCGCTTGCACTGGGGCTCGTCGCGGCCCTTCCCGCCGCCGCCAACCCCATGCGCGCCGCCGCGCTGGACGCGTTCGCGCGCAACTGCCTGTCGCCGCATCTGACGGCGACGACGGCGACGGCGAACCTCGCCCCGCACGCGCGGCACGATTTCTACGACCTGCGTCCGTTTTCGGCGGACGCGCCCTCACCGGCCCGCACGCCAGTGACACCCGGCACCGACCGCCGCTGCGAGATCGCCTTTGACGGCGACGCAGGCCCGCAGGCCGCAGAGGTCGCCGTCGGCGCCCTTGCCGCCGAGGGTATCCGCACCGAGGCCCCGCTGCCCGCCACCCACGTGACCGCGGCCCTGCCCGGCACCACGCTGCTGGCCGCGCGCTTTCTCAACCCGAACCGCGTGGCTGTTGTGCACACCGGCACCCGCCCCGGCCCGAATGGCCCCGAAACCTTTCTGAGCGTCGAACGTCTGACACCCGAGGCCAGCGCCGAGGTGTCCCGATGA
- a CDS encoding DUF1737 domain-containing protein, producing MATLYRLLTSEDSSAFCHKVTDALAKGWVLHGSPCYAHDPVAGVMRCAQAVTKDVDADYHPDMKLGQQ from the coding sequence ATGGCGACACTGTACCGATTGCTCACGTCCGAGGATTCCTCGGCCTTTTGTCACAAGGTCACGGATGCGCTGGCCAAGGGGTGGGTGCTGCACGGATCGCCTTGCTACGCCCATGATCCGGTCGCGGGCGTCATGCGCTGCGCTCAGGCGGTGACCAAGGACGTGGACGCCGACTATCACCCCGACATGAAACTGGGACAGCAATGA